The uncultured Cohaesibacter sp. region CTCGCTGTTGCTGATCAACGATCTGGTCGGCATCCGCGAAGGCACCGTCATTGCGGCCCTGCTGATCGGCTTCTTTATTCAGCTTTATGGCAAGGCCGCGCTGCGGATGCAGAGCTGGAGAGGCCGTTCGGCGGCCTGATCAGTCGGTGTTGACCGGCACCGACCCGGTCAGGCGCTTGTGCACATGAACCATGAAGGCCGTCGCGAACAGCGGGGTCAGCAGGTTGAGCAGCGGGATGGCGATGAAACCTGCAATCACGAGGCCACAGAAGAAGATCTTGACCCCATGACGGGAGCGCAATTCCTTCAGTTCCTCACGGCTGCGATAGCGTAGGGCCGCCTGCTCGAAATATTCCCGTCCAAGCAGATAGCCGTTGGCGACAAAGAAGAGGATCACGCCGAGACCGAGGAAGGGAATGAGCAGCAGGACCACGAGGTTGACCAGAATGACGACACCCAGAAACCGGATGGTCTGGATGATCGCTTCGGACCATCGGCAGGTCCTTCCCGTGGGGTTCATGGGGATAGTGGGTGGTTTCGAC contains the following coding sequences:
- a CDS encoding EI24 domain-containing protein encodes the protein MNPTGRTCRWSEAIIQTIRFLGVVILVNLVVLLLIPFLGLGVILFFVANGYLLGREYFEQAALRYRSREELKELRSRHGVKIFFCGLVIAGFIAIPLLNLLTPLFATAFMVHVHKRLTGSVPVNTD